A window from Candidatus Thermoplasmatota archaeon encodes these proteins:
- a CDS encoding DHH family phosphoesterase — MSLELPEDFSRKLEEAVDVLSSATRVKVVSHYDGDGLCAAGILAKALHREGLSFQVRTTRSLDEAFIETLEGDEDVILMADMGSNSLPALEKLSAEVIVLDHHEPRGDSEKIVHINSHLHGIDGTKGACAATLSFTLATVMDEANWDLAGIALAGAVADRQHPGGLEGLNRSIVKEASEKAGMRIDRTHTFLGDTLAEALSLSINPYVLGISGNVGGAGSFLTDLGISPDMRVEELEGESKTKLISAVSLKLLEQGVTAEDVKEVIEEGYWDVSRGTYANWTAAYVNACGRLGKDGIGVAICLGDLSALEEGKRLRKEFLDQVLVGLKKVEDEGAFEKNHTQFFYVENPSFAGTIGGVAMRYMLNPDLATVALSVLTEKTRISGRATKDLVGKGVNLAEAFKESAEVLGGAGGGHSIAAGASIPKGKEEKFLEHVDNTIEVQLED; from the coding sequence ATGTCTCTGGAACTGCCTGAGGATTTCTCACGGAAGCTCGAAGAAGCCGTGGACGTGCTCTCCTCGGCAACGAGAGTGAAGGTGGTCTCTCATTACGACGGGGACGGACTGTGCGCCGCGGGCATCTTGGCGAAGGCGCTCCATCGTGAAGGACTGAGCTTCCAGGTGAGGACCACCCGGTCGCTCGACGAGGCCTTCATCGAGACCCTTGAGGGGGACGAAGATGTGATACTCATGGCGGACATGGGCAGCAATAGCCTCCCAGCCCTCGAGAAGCTGTCCGCGGAAGTGATCGTCCTCGACCATCACGAACCCAGAGGGGACAGCGAGAAGATTGTGCACATAAACTCTCACCTTCACGGAATAGACGGGACGAAGGGGGCCTGTGCGGCCACCCTGTCCTTCACCCTCGCCACCGTTATGGACGAGGCGAATTGGGACCTGGCCGGCATTGCCTTGGCGGGAGCCGTGGCAGACAGACAGCACCCAGGCGGTCTCGAAGGCCTCAACCGCTCCATCGTCAAGGAGGCCTCAGAGAAGGCGGGAATGAGGATAGACAGAACGCACACATTCCTCGGTGACACCCTCGCGGAGGCCCTGTCCCTTTCCATCAATCCCTATGTGCTCGGCATATCCGGCAACGTGGGTGGTGCCGGTTCCTTCCTCACCGACCTAGGCATATCCCCCGACATGCGCGTCGAGGAGCTGGAGGGCGAGTCCAAGACCAAGCTCATCTCGGCCGTGTCACTAAAACTCCTCGAGCAGGGCGTCACAGCGGAGGACGTGAAGGAAGTGATCGAGGAAGGTTACTGGGACGTGTCCCGCGGAACCTATGCCAACTGGACCGCGGCCTACGTGAACGCCTGCGGAAGGCTCGGGAAGGACGGAATCGGGGTCGCGATATGTCTTGGCGACCTGTCCGCTCTGGAGGAGGGAAAGAGGCTCAGGAAGGAGTTCTTGGATCAGGTCCTCGTGGGACTCAAGAAGGTGGAGGACGAGGGAGCGTTCGAGAAGAACCATACGCAGTTCTTCTACGTCGAGAACCCCTCCTTTGCGGGAACCATCGGCGGGGTCGCCATGAGATACATGCTCAATCCAGACCTCGCGACCGTGGCTCTTTCCGTCCTGACCGAGAAAACACGGATCTCAGGAAGGGCGACGAAGGACTTAGTGGGAAAGGGAGTGAACCTGGCAGAGGCGTTCAAGGAATCGGCGGAAGTCCTGGGCGGGGCCGGTGGTGGCCACTCGATCGCCGCAGGCGCGTCCATACCAAAGGGGAAGGAGGAGAAGTTCCTCGAGCACGTGGACAACACAATCGAGGTCCAATTGGAGGACTAG
- a CDS encoding 30S ribosomal protein S15, with protein MARMHAKKKGKASSTRPYLTENPKWVKPKPREIEDLVVTYSKEGMSSALIGLRLRDQHGVPNVRLATGKSITQILGENEMTPSLPEDLSNLMRKAVQLNAHLKTNPKDLHNKRGLHLIEAKIRRITKYYIRTGVMPKDWKYSIQTAELQVK; from the coding sequence ATGGCCAGAATGCATGCAAAGAAGAAGGGAAAGGCGTCCTCGACGAGGCCCTACCTGACAGAGAATCCGAAGTGGGTCAAGCCCAAACCGAGGGAGATCGAGGACCTCGTGGTAACGTACTCCAAGGAGGGCATGTCCAGCGCTCTGATAGGCCTTCGTTTGAGAGACCAGCACGGCGTACCCAACGTCCGCCTGGCCACTGGAAAGAGCATCACTCAGATACTTGGGGAGAACGAGATGACCCCCTCCCTACCGGAGGACCTGTCGAATCTCATGAGAAAGGCGGTGCAGCTGAACGCGCACCTCAAGACCAACCCCAAGGACCTGCACAACAAGAGAGGGCTCCATCTGATCGAAGCCAAGATCAGGAGGATCACCAAGTACTACATCCGGACCGGAGTGATGCCGAAGGACTGGAAGTATTCTATTCAAACGGCTGAGCTTCAAGTGAAGTGA
- a CDS encoding fibrillarin-like rRNA/tRNA 2'-O-methyltransferase, whose translation MPRIRSAGMEHVYTDGPGLFTRNLVPGEAVYGERLKTQDETEYRFWNPRRSKLAALILKGCDVFPFAADSTVLYLGAASGTTASHLSDICSRGVIYCVELSPRPFRKLVSLSESRKNMMPILADANKPESYQAAIGRADIVYQDVAQRNQAGILLKNLGLVREGGYAFLMIKARSVDVTKRPTRVYDAVEDELSRSGVNVLQRVNLDPYEKDHAALIAQK comes from the coding sequence GTGCCAAGGATCCGATCGGCGGGAATGGAACATGTGTACACGGACGGGCCGGGCCTGTTCACTCGAAACCTCGTTCCGGGGGAAGCCGTCTACGGTGAGCGGCTGAAGACCCAGGACGAGACCGAGTACAGGTTCTGGAATCCCAGGAGGAGCAAGTTGGCGGCTCTCATCCTCAAAGGATGCGATGTCTTCCCCTTCGCAGCGGACTCGACCGTCCTGTACCTCGGCGCGGCAAGCGGGACGACCGCGAGCCACCTGTCGGACATCTGCTCCCGTGGCGTCATATATTGCGTTGAGTTATCACCTCGCCCGTTCAGGAAGCTTGTCTCGTTGAGCGAGTCCAGGAAGAACATGATGCCTATCCTCGCCGACGCGAACAAGCCCGAGAGCTACCAAGCGGCGATCGGAAGGGCCGACATAGTCTACCAGGACGTCGCCCAGAGGAACCAGGCTGGAATCCTGCTGAAGAATCTCGGATTGGTACGGGAGGGAGGGTACGCGTTCCTCATGATCAAGGCCAGGAGCGTGGATGTGACGAAGAGGCCCACGCGGGTCTACGATGCCGTGGAGGACGAGCTCTCGCGCTCGGGCGTCAATGTCCTGCAGAGGGTCAACCTGGACCCGTACGAGAAGGATCATGCCGCCCTCATAGCCCAGAAATGA
- a CDS encoding ArsR family transcriptional regulator: MERLENTIKEMSAPYSQALSYIEKFQDISKGYFRLLELYERYGAISPEVLLPGLKDPISIEIIKILFDAKERNISEITRELKTRRGTASRRIVRERLQILEEKGAVKSTSSQKSKKYSISQRLLDKWSQVLALPKYEGHSYEDKR; this comes from the coding sequence ATGGAGAGGTTGGAAAACACCATAAAGGAGATGTCCGCGCCCTATTCCCAGGCCCTCAGCTATATCGAGAAGTTCCAGGACATATCAAAGGGCTACTTCAGGCTCTTGGAGCTCTACGAGAGATACGGAGCCATTTCCCCAGAGGTCCTCCTACCAGGCCTCAAGGACCCGATCTCAATCGAGATCATCAAGATACTCTTCGACGCAAAGGAGAGGAACATATCCGAGATAACGAGAGAGCTGAAGACTAGGAGAGGGACCGCATCTAGGAGGATAGTCCGAGAGAGGCTTCAGATCCTGGAGGAGAAGGGAGCGGTGAAGAGCACGAGTTCGCAGAAGAGCAAGAAGTACAGCATCTCTCAGAGGCTGCTCGACAAGTGGTCACAAGTGCTCGCTTTGCCTAAATATGAAGGTCATTCATATGAAGACAAGAGGTGA
- a CDS encoding tetratricopeptide repeat protein, producing MTLPTVDEVIDADRPTLKHYCKLYGLPEKGKNRYLRARLFELIRLGKEKASSEIEIAPPSGGLSRFRRALLLASKGETKRAMDELDKCLEVCPESGLSLIAKSLLLDVVNEEGSVGYSDEAVAVDNRVEVLLGRALVLLSAGRWSDAEDVADSLVGRLDGPIPMLLQALATIPAGRSGLAVQFLDEALEIDDQIPELWNMKGEIVLRLGNYGNSLPCFDEAIGLRQDYTGAHNNKGVALLHLGHYDDALECFERALGSKPEHPEALANKAVALHMLGKGGDSLKWIDKATEIRPTAELWNNRGQILLSMDRFAEALSSFGRALEMNEDSLEARQGREVALERMEQKRREDEHLAQPTDMRGFLEAGETGPT from the coding sequence ATGACACTGCCAACTGTTGATGAAGTGATTGATGCCGACAGACCGACCCTGAAGCACTACTGCAAGCTCTACGGTCTGCCCGAGAAGGGGAAGAACAGGTACCTGAGGGCGCGGCTGTTCGAGCTCATTCGACTGGGGAAGGAGAAAGCAAGTTCAGAGATCGAGATTGCGCCCCCGAGCGGCGGCCTGTCCCGCTTCAGGAGGGCTCTGCTGTTGGCCTCCAAGGGGGAGACCAAGCGGGCGATGGATGAGCTCGACAAGTGCCTGGAGGTCTGCCCGGAATCCGGTCTCTCACTGATTGCGAAGTCCCTTCTGCTTGATGTGGTGAACGAGGAGGGCTCGGTCGGCTACTCCGACGAGGCTGTTGCCGTTGACAATCGCGTGGAGGTGCTCCTGGGAAGGGCGCTGGTCCTTCTCAGTGCCGGGAGATGGAGCGATGCTGAGGACGTCGCCGACTCCCTTGTCGGCAGGCTGGACGGTCCCATTCCAATGCTGTTGCAGGCCCTCGCCACGATACCGGCGGGTCGATCCGGTCTTGCCGTTCAGTTCCTAGACGAGGCACTGGAGATTGACGATCAGATCCCTGAGCTCTGGAACATGAAGGGAGAGATCGTACTGCGCCTGGGCAACTACGGCAATTCGCTGCCTTGTTTCGACGAGGCGATAGGTCTGCGGCAGGACTACACAGGGGCGCACAACAACAAGGGCGTGGCGCTTCTTCATCTGGGTCACTACGACGACGCGCTCGAGTGTTTTGAAAGAGCGCTGGGCTCAAAGCCGGAACACCCAGAGGCTCTTGCGAACAAGGCAGTCGCGCTGCACATGCTCGGTAAGGGGGGCGACTCCCTGAAGTGGATCGACAAGGCGACCGAGATCCGCCCCACTGCTGAGCTGTGGAACAACAGAGGACAGATTCTTCTTTCGATGGACCGCTTTGCAGAGGCTCTGTCATCCTTCGGCAGGGCACTCGAGATGAACGAGGACTCCCTCGAAGCCCGGCAGGGAAGGGAGGTCGCCCTTGAGAGAATGGAGCAGAAGAGGAGGGAAGATGAACACCTCGCCCAACCTACGGACATGCGTGGGTTTCTGGAGGCGGGCGAGACCGGTCCCACTTAG
- a CDS encoding tetratricopeptide repeat protein, whose amino-acid sequence MMGEEGKVAKGILKAIGEMEDEEFQSLCRELADHMDVQIEEIESSGGETRIRGEMKRAGKDPVALVLAFKKDTAKPEDLQRIVSLNKDAVGIFITPSGFSSDAKAYGDEFEIKMFDADGFISLLRQYDLADSLENRLRKKFIEKEGARFLPSIDRLEGFMKLANDHFSINSHKKALQYVEQALELKPNYDRAWSLKSRICEALGEMDMALECAKKAAEYNIGDPELWLALGNVLSRMGTTKEEIACYDRAIGLNKKFIQAWTNKGVALHSLGRYKEAVECYDRVLELDASNTQALNNRGAALRKLGEEKEALKMYERTLEIDPDFVDAWINKAVLLQLIGDDAEAVKAFDKILQEVKDNPKIWFQKGISHMNLREDANAKKCFEEALALDPSLIEAKTAKEKMKSGVRKKGYPCYGDYDSKDEGCAECKVSDECKEKSK is encoded by the coding sequence ATGATGGGTGAAGAGGGAAAAGTGGCGAAGGGGATCCTGAAGGCCATAGGCGAGATGGAGGACGAGGAGTTCCAGAGTCTCTGCCGCGAGCTGGCCGATCACATGGATGTCCAGATCGAGGAGATCGAGTCCTCTGGAGGGGAAACGAGGATAAGGGGCGAGATGAAGCGCGCGGGGAAGGATCCAGTCGCCCTCGTGTTGGCATTCAAGAAGGACACCGCGAAACCTGAGGATCTGCAGAGGATAGTCTCGCTGAACAAGGACGCGGTAGGTATATTCATCACTCCCTCGGGGTTCAGCTCGGACGCCAAGGCCTACGGAGACGAGTTCGAGATCAAGATGTTCGACGCCGACGGGTTCATCTCACTTCTCAGGCAGTATGACCTTGCGGACTCCCTGGAGAACAGGCTGCGAAAGAAGTTCATCGAGAAGGAGGGCGCGAGATTCCTGCCTAGCATCGACAGGTTGGAGGGATTCATGAAGCTGGCGAACGACCACTTCTCCATTAACAGTCACAAGAAGGCCCTTCAGTATGTGGAGCAGGCTCTCGAGCTGAAGCCCAATTACGATCGCGCCTGGTCGCTCAAGTCCAGAATATGCGAGGCCCTCGGGGAAATGGATATGGCGCTCGAGTGCGCCAAGAAGGCGGCGGAGTACAACATCGGCGACCCAGAGCTGTGGCTCGCTCTCGGCAATGTTCTGTCAAGGATGGGAACGACGAAGGAAGAGATAGCATGCTATGACAGGGCGATAGGCCTCAACAAGAAGTTCATTCAGGCATGGACCAACAAGGGAGTGGCCCTGCATTCGCTGGGCAGATACAAAGAGGCCGTGGAGTGCTACGACCGCGTGCTCGAGCTCGACGCCTCCAACACCCAGGCCCTGAACAACAGGGGAGCCGCGTTGAGGAAGCTGGGAGAGGAGAAGGAGGCTCTGAAGATGTACGAGAGGACGCTCGAGATTGATCCCGATTTCGTCGATGCGTGGATAAACAAAGCCGTCCTCCTCCAGCTCATAGGGGACGACGCGGAGGCCGTCAAAGCCTTCGACAAGATCCTCCAGGAAGTCAAGGACAATCCTAAGATCTGGTTCCAGAAGGGCATCTCGCACATGAACCTGCGGGAGGATGCGAACGCCAAGAAGTGCTTCGAGGAGGCCCTGGCACTCGACCCGAGCCTCATCGAGGCGAAGACGGCGAAGGAGAAGATGAAGTCCGGGGTCAGGAAGAAGGGATACCCCTGCTATGGAGACTACGATTCAAAGGATGAGGGATGCGCGGAATGCAAGGTCTCTGACGAATGTAAGGAGAAGAGCAAATGA